A stretch of Triticum aestivum cultivar Chinese Spring chromosome 1D, IWGSC CS RefSeq v2.1, whole genome shotgun sequence DNA encodes these proteins:
- the LOC123182756 gene encoding hexokinase-2, giving the protein MRKAAVAAVAAAAAVGVALLARRQMREAKRWGRADAVLRGLEERSAAPPARLRQVADAMAVEMHAGLASEGGSKLGMIISYVDSLPSGQEKGLFYALDLGGTNFRVLRVQLGGKEGRVVKQECDEISIPAHLMTGTSQELFDFIAAALAKFVASEGEDFHLLEGRQRELGFTFSFPVKQSSIASGTLIKWTKGFSIDETVGADVVAELSSALDRQGLDMKVTALVNDTIGTLAGGRYDDNDVVAAVILGTGTNAAYVERANAIPKWHGLLPKSGDMVINMEWGNFRSSHLPLTEFDQALDAESLNPGEQIYEKLISGMYLGEIVRRVLLKMTEEASLFGDDIPPKLKIPFILRTPHMSMMHHDTSPDLRTVGAKLKDVLGIQGTSLKTRRLVVDVCDIVAKRGARLAAAGIHGVLKKLGRDIPGSDKHRTVIAMDGGLYEHYTIFSETLENTLREMLGEEVSSSVVIKLANDGSGIGAALLAAAHSQYLEAEV; this is encoded by the exons atgaggaaggcggcggtggcggcggtcgcggcggcggcggcggtgggggtggCGCTGCTGGCGCGGCGCCAGATGCGGGAGGCCAAGCGGTGGGGCCGCGCCGACGCGGTGCTGCGGGGCCTCGAGGAGCgctccgccgcgccgccggcccggcTGCGCCAGGTGGCCGACGCCATGGCCGTCGAGATGCACGCCGGGCTCGCCTCCGAGGGCGGCAGCAAGCTCGGGATGATCATCAGCTACGTCGACTCCCTCCCCTCGGG GCAAGAGAAGGGGCTATTTTATGCACTTGACCTTGGAGGGACAAATTTTCGCGTTTTACGTGTTCAATTAGGAGGCAAGGAAGGGCGAGTTGTGAAGCAAGAATGTGATGAGATCTCAATCCCGGCACACTTAATGACTGGGACCTCGCAA GAACTATTTGATTTTATTGCCGCTGCTTTGGCAAAATTTGTTGCCTCAGAGGGTGAAGACTTTCATCTTCTTGAGGGAAGGCAAAGAGAGCTTGGTTTTACTTTCTCTTTTCCAGTAAAGCAGTCTTCAATTGCATCCGGAACTCTTATCAAGTGGACTAAGGGTTTTTCTATTGATGAAACG GTAGGCGCAGATGTGGTGGCTGAATTAAGCAGTGCTCTAGACCGTCAGGGGCTTGATATGAAAGTGACAGCACTG GTAAATGATACTATAGGAACATTGGCTGGGGGCAGATATGATGACAATGATGTCGTTGCTGCTGTTATTCTGGGTACAGGTACCAATGCAGCATACGTGGAACGTGCCAATGCAATTCCTAAATGGCATGGCCTCCTTCCCAAGTCAGGAGATATG GTAATAAATATGGAATGGGGGAACTTCAGATCGTCCCATCTTCCTTTGACTGAATTTGATCAAGCATTAGATGCAGAAAGCCTGAATCCTGGTGAACAG ATTTATGAAAAGCTGATCTCTGGTATGTATTTGGGGGAAATTGTAAGAAGAGTCTTGTTAAAGATGACTGAAGAAGCTTCTCTTTTTGGTGATGATATACCACCAAAACTAAAGATCCCATTTATTCTTAG GACGCCACATATGTCAATGATGCACCATGACACGTCACCTGATCTCAGAACAGTTGGAGCCAAACTGAAAGATGTCCTAGGG ATCCAGGGCACCTCACTTAAAACGAGACGGCTAGTTGTGGACGTATGCGACATCGTTGCAAAGCGTGGGGCGCGCCTTGCTGCTGCAGGGATACACGGGGTCCTCAAAAAGCTTGGACGGGACATCCCCGGCAGCGACAAGCACAGGACGGTTATTGCCATGGACGGTGGGCTCTACGAGCACTACACAATCTTCAGCGAAACCCTGGAGAACACCCTGCGCGAGATGCTAGGGGAGGAAGTATCCTCCTCCGTTGTCATCAAGCTCGCGAACGACGGGTCAGGTATCGGGGCCGCTCTCCTCGCTGCAGCTCATTCTCAGTACCTCGAGGCCGAGGTCTGA
- the LOC123173965 gene encoding pathogenesis-related protein PR-4, which translates to MAGRMALAVVLLTAAAAAAAAQSASNVRATYNYYSPEKINWDLNAASAYCATWDAGMSYAWRSKYGWTAFCGPAGPTGQASCGKCLLVTNTATGAQITARIVDQCSNGGLDLDFDTVFSKIDTDGQGVAQGHLTVSYQFVDCGDN; encoded by the exons ATGGCCGGACGCATGGCGCTTGCGGTGGTCCTGCTGACCGCGGCGgctgccgcggcggcggcgcagtcggcGTCGAACGTGCGCGCCACCTACAACTACTACAGCCCGGAGAAGATCAACTGGGACCTCAACGCCGCCAGCGCCTACTGCGCCACCTGGGACGCCGGCATGTCGTACGCCTGGCGCTCCAAGTACGGCTGGACGGCCTTCTGCGGCCCCGCCGGGCCGACCGGCCAGGCGTCCTGCGGCAAGTGCCTCCTG GTGACGAACACGGCGACCGGCGCGCAGATCACGGCGAGGATCGTCGACCAGTGTAGCAACGGCGGGCTGGACCTGGACTTCGACACGGTGTTCAGCAAGATCGACACCGACGGGCAGGGCGTGGCCCAGGGCCACCTCACCGTCAGCTACCAGTTCGTTGACTGCGGCGACAACTAA